One stretch of Pedobacter riviphilus DNA includes these proteins:
- a CDS encoding response regulator → MPQKLILIIDDDNRNIFALKAVLKAKGFDCLSALSAKDGFSILEKHDNVAIVLMDMMMPDMDGYQAIAVMKKSARMQDIPVLAVTAQAMVGDRERCLSAGASGYISKPINVDELLVQIENFTK, encoded by the coding sequence ATGCCTCAAAAATTAATTCTCATAATTGATGATGATAACCGAAACATTTTTGCTTTAAAAGCTGTTTTAAAGGCCAAAGGTTTTGATTGTTTATCTGCTTTAAGTGCCAAAGACGGTTTTTCTATTCTAGAAAAGCACGATAATGTTGCCATTGTTTTAATGGATATGATGATGCCAGACATGGACGGTTATCAAGCTATTGCGGTAATGAAGAAATCGGCGAGAATGCAGGATATACCTGTGTTAGCGGTAACCGCCCAGGCTATGGTTGGAGATAGGGAGCGTTGTTTAAGCGCAGGCGCATCGGGCTATATTTCAAAGCCGATAAATGTTGATGAGTTATTAGTGCAAATAGAAAATTTTACAAAATAG
- a CDS encoding CheR family methyltransferase, with amino-acid sequence MISDAIDNEQVEILLNDVLETHGYDFLEYSHASIKRRIIRLYGLDNFVSFAEFRYTIKTDKQYFKRFLEEITVNVTEMFRDPSFYKSLRNDVLPVLGTYPFIRIWVAGCSTGEEAYSLAIVLKELNLLNKSLIYATDINPSVLDKAKKGMFPLNYLKQYSENYLQSGGLKDFSSYYTANYSLAKFDESLNSKMIFSTHNLVSDHSFNEFQLILCRNVLIYFDKDLQHKVFNLFDSSIEKLGYLALGSKESLEFWPKAKEYKRVKMEKIWRKL; translated from the coding sequence GTGATAAGTGATGCGATAGATAATGAACAGGTAGAAATCCTGTTGAATGATGTTCTAGAAACTCATGGATATGATTTTTTGGAATACTCTCACGCATCGATAAAAAGAAGGATTATACGCCTTTATGGACTGGATAATTTTGTGAGTTTTGCAGAATTTCGGTACACAATTAAAACAGATAAGCAATATTTTAAGCGGTTTTTAGAGGAAATTACGGTTAATGTTACCGAAATGTTTCGCGATCCTTCTTTTTATAAATCGTTGCGGAATGATGTACTTCCTGTGCTTGGCACTTATCCGTTTATACGGATCTGGGTGGCGGGCTGCTCTACCGGAGAAGAGGCTTATTCGCTTGCCATTGTTTTAAAAGAACTTAATTTGCTCAATAAATCGCTTATTTATGCCACAGATATTAATCCATCGGTTTTAGATAAAGCAAAAAAAGGCATGTTCCCTTTAAATTATTTAAAGCAGTATTCCGAAAATTACCTGCAATCGGGTGGGTTAAAAGATTTTTCTTCTTATTACACAGCGAACTACTCTTTGGCAAAATTTGATGAAAGCTTAAACAGTAAGATGATCTTTTCTACGCATAATCTGGTTTCCGATCATTCTTTTAACGAGTTTCAGCTAATTTTATGTAGAAACGTATTAATTTATTTTGATAAAGATTTACAGCATAAAGTATTTAACCTATTTGATAGTAGCATCGAGAAATTAGGCTATCTTGCCCTAGGAAGTAAAGAAAGTTTGGAGTTCTGGCCAAAAGCCAAAGAATATAAAAGGGTTAAAATGGAGAAAATATGGCGGAAACTGTAG
- a CDS encoding chemotaxis protein CheB, with protein sequence MAETVDSISCGALIIGGSAGSLDVLLEIFPALRNDISFPIVLVVHRKASNQSLLTDLLKSRTTLTVSEAEEKEFLNAGKVFIAPADYHMLIEEDQSISFDYSEKVNYSRPSIDVTFQSAAEVFKEKLVCILLSGSNADGVEGLKSVNNYSGRVVIQNPRTAIMPYMPQQAVLNVEPHIILDSYDMANYINKLNG encoded by the coding sequence ATGGCGGAAACTGTAGATTCTATATCGTGTGGTGCATTAATTATTGGCGGCTCGGCCGGTAGTTTAGATGTATTGCTCGAAATTTTTCCAGCCCTAAGGAACGATATTAGTTTCCCTATTGTATTAGTGGTTCACCGTAAGGCAAGTAATCAATCTCTTTTAACCGATTTATTAAAATCGCGCACTACATTGACAGTTAGCGAAGCAGAAGAAAAGGAATTTTTAAACGCAGGCAAAGTTTTTATCGCACCTGCTGATTATCATATGCTGATAGAGGAAGACCAAAGTATATCTTTTGATTATTCTGAAAAAGTAAATTATTCCCGACCATCAATTGATGTTACCTTTCAGTCAGCAGCTGAGGTTTTTAAAGAAAAATTAGTCTGTATTTTGCTTTCAGGATCTAATGCCGATGGAGTAGAAGGGTTAAAAAGTGTAAACAATTATAGCGGTAGGGTAGTTATACAGAATCCACGTACGGCCATAATGCCGTATATGCCGCAACAGGCGGTTCTGAATGTCGAGCCGCATATAATATTGGATAGCTACGATATGGCTAATTATATAAATAAGTTAAATGGTTGA
- a CDS encoding response regulator, with the protein MIVTKKVFVFDDNRDILDLCTFILEDAGYEIKTSENANNIEEQVAAYMPDLIFMDNWLPDLGGIQATKALKSHPDLKHIPVIYFSANNDISSLADEAGADSYLSKPFDIAALEEIVKKHLS; encoded by the coding sequence ATGATAGTTACAAAAAAAGTATTTGTTTTTGATGATAATAGGGATATCCTTGATCTCTGTACATTTATTTTGGAAGATGCAGGGTATGAGATAAAAACATCAGAAAATGCCAACAACATAGAAGAACAGGTTGCAGCGTATATGCCTGACTTAATTTTTATGGATAATTGGCTGCCCGATTTGGGAGGTATACAGGCTACTAAAGCATTAAAAAGCCATCCTGATTTAAAACATATTCCAGTAATTTATTTCTCGGCAAATAATGATATATCTTCACTGGCCGATGAAGCTGGTGCCGATAGTTATCTATCGAAACCTTTTGATATTGCCGCGCTTGAAGAAATTGTAAAAAAACATTTGAGTTAG
- a CDS encoding DUF3137 domain-containing protein — translation MSFDIANNVALQQVLATMEIERKRIAATQTKGYIFITAGILLCILGFFLGFPIPGVIGGLIPLIYGGVLLFKINDSLTAYQSAYKTNVIGAALKFLDESLAINPYQGIEASEFMYTQLFSNEPDRYKTEDLVTGCADKTRFYFAEVHAEYKTVTQTKNGTRTEWHDIFKGIIFAADFNKKFNGVTIVRPKDFGAAFGAWFSKNLFSFSGNDVIQLENVEFDKTFVTYGSDQVESRYILTPAMMERILNLNHQTKYNISLSFIESRMYIAFPLNRNYFEAPVFKSLLSPETVNEDISTIKFMYDIVKELDLNTRIWGKE, via the coding sequence ATGTCGTTCGATATTGCAAATAATGTAGCCTTGCAACAAGTTTTGGCTACAATGGAGATAGAGCGCAAAAGAATTGCCGCTACCCAAACCAAAGGCTATATTTTTATTACCGCGGGCATTCTGCTTTGTATTCTAGGCTTCTTCCTCGGCTTTCCTATTCCTGGTGTAATTGGTGGTTTAATACCTCTTATTTATGGCGGTGTTTTGTTATTTAAAATCAACGATTCTTTAACAGCTTACCAAAGTGCTTACAAAACCAATGTAATTGGTGCAGCCCTTAAATTTTTAGACGAAAGTTTAGCGATTAATCCTTACCAGGGGATCGAAGCTTCGGAGTTTATGTACACACAGTTGTTTAGCAATGAGCCCGATCGTTATAAAACAGAGGACCTGGTAACTGGATGTGCTGATAAAACCCGGTTTTACTTTGCTGAGGTGCATGCTGAATACAAAACAGTAACCCAAACCAAAAACGGAACCCGAACAGAGTGGCACGACATTTTTAAGGGCATCATCTTTGCTGCCGATTTTAACAAGAAATTTAATGGCGTAACCATTGTTAGACCAAAAGATTTCGGAGCGGCCTTTGGTGCATGGTTTTCTAAAAACCTGTTCTCTTTTAGCGGTAATGATGTTATCCAATTGGAGAATGTAGAATTTGATAAGACTTTTGTGACTTATGGCTCAGATCAGGTAGAATCTAGATATATCCTTACACCTGCCATGATGGAACGCATACTAAACCTCAATCATCAAACCAAATATAATATCAGTTTATCCTTTATCGAATCGAGGATGTACATCGCTTTCCCTTTGAACCGGAATTATTTTGAAGCGCCCGTTTTTAAATCATTGCTAAGTCCAGAAACAGTAAATGAAGATATCTCTACCATAAAATTTATGTATGATATTGTTAAGGAATTGGATCTGAATACAAGGATTTGGGGAAAGGAATAA
- a CDS encoding LemA family protein — protein MIIALVVIGFIFLIGIFFYNSLIGKKNQVTNAFSAIDVMLKKRFDLIPNLVEVVKQYTTYEQGTLTKIVELRAKAGSPNISNAEKADLDAQLGNSVKGLMVNIENYPDLKANTNFINLQTTWTESEEQIAAARRTYNASVTDYNNSIMMFPGSLFAGMLNFQAIAVLETAAEERKNISAKELFNN, from the coding sequence ATGATTATTGCCCTCGTTGTTATCGGATTTATATTTCTTATCGGGATTTTCTTTTACAACTCCCTCATCGGGAAGAAAAACCAGGTAACAAATGCCTTCTCTGCCATTGATGTAATGCTTAAAAAGCGGTTCGACCTTATCCCAAATCTTGTTGAAGTGGTAAAACAGTACACTACTTATGAACAGGGAACCTTAACCAAAATAGTTGAACTGAGAGCTAAAGCAGGTTCACCAAATATTAGCAATGCAGAAAAAGCAGATTTAGACGCGCAATTGGGCAATAGTGTGAAAGGTTTAATGGTCAACATCGAAAATTACCCCGATTTAAAAGCCAATACCAATTTTATTAACCTGCAAACCACCTGGACCGAGAGCGAAGAACAGATTGCGGCTGCTAGAAGAACCTATAATGCCTCCGTAACCGATTACAATAATTCGATTATGATGTTCCCAGGCAGTTTATTTGCCGGAATGTTAAATTTCCAAGCGATTGCCGTTTTAGAAACCGCAGCTGAAGAGCGTAAAAACATTAGCGCAAAAGAACTCTTTAATAATTAA
- a CDS encoding AsmA family protein has translation MTAQNKNKIWAWIGSIFGILILIVAFGAMFLSARWKPILTEKIKAGVYNGSHHLYRIDFKSINLNVITGSLALRDVTLTPDTAVFDSLKKKQMAPAHTFELKLKKLQISRVGILTAYFRKRIDVNEIILQKPSINMIFNRVSRKPDSIKDEKSLYEQISKTFKSVHIKSIKIVDADFDYINKTAAKKVKKSIKHLDININDFLLDSLSGNDTTRFYYTKDASFQIAGYKSVTKDKMYAMKIDTISGSTASKKITAKGFKLTPLYDELTFARKYKIQKDRYNLSFDQIEFNGVDFMGLNTDQKLHAKSLRIGPANVEVFMSRESPPPPGFDKGQNYPHIALKRLNMPTLIDTVKLRNINVKYAEFNPASKKIGSVDFKALTGNILNVTNDSLQLSKKNHALADLNTLLMGTGKLNVKIDFNLTDNNGAFTYSGNLGKFDLKNLNPLSKALGLIEIESGEVQHIDFSANGNLRSASGKLNMLYTSLKIKLLTDNIDGEGTKKKGFLSFLANTILVKDENPQKGEAPRTASMTNTRINSASFFNLMWKTVFMGIKDIVGLGVVPEKNPVKQQKVIAKKIREQKRADRKAARKARREKN, from the coding sequence ATGACAGCGCAGAATAAAAATAAAATTTGGGCCTGGATAGGAAGCATATTCGGCATTTTAATTTTAATTGTTGCATTTGGTGCTATGTTTTTAAGCGCCCGATGGAAACCTATACTGACCGAAAAAATTAAAGCTGGTGTTTACAATGGCTCTCATCATTTATACCGCATAGATTTTAAAAGCATTAACTTAAACGTAATTACCGGCAGCCTGGCCCTACGTGATGTTACACTAACACCCGATACGGCTGTTTTTGATAGCTTAAAGAAAAAACAAATGGCTCCTGCCCATACTTTCGAGCTTAAATTAAAGAAATTACAGATTAGCCGTGTTGGAATATTAACGGCCTACTTTAGAAAACGGATAGATGTAAATGAGATCATTTTACAAAAGCCATCTATCAACATGATTTTTAACAGAGTAAGCAGGAAACCAGATAGCATAAAAGATGAAAAATCGCTTTACGAACAGATTTCGAAAACTTTTAAATCGGTACACATAAAAAGCATCAAAATTGTAGATGCAGATTTCGATTATATCAACAAAACCGCAGCAAAAAAAGTCAAAAAATCAATCAAACACCTCGATATTAACATTAATGATTTCTTGTTGGATTCGCTTTCGGGCAACGATACAACAAGGTTTTATTATACCAAAGATGCATCTTTTCAGATTGCGGGTTATAAATCGGTAACGAAAGATAAAATGTACGCCATGAAAATTGATACCATTAGCGGCTCTACTGCATCAAAAAAAATAACCGCAAAAGGGTTTAAGCTTACACCCTTGTACGATGAACTTACTTTTGCAAGAAAATACAAGATCCAGAAAGACCGGTATAACTTAAGCTTTGATCAAATAGAATTTAACGGTGTTGATTTTATGGGTTTAAACACCGACCAGAAACTGCATGCAAAATCGCTAAGGATTGGGCCTGCCAATGTAGAAGTTTTTATGAGCCGCGAATCGCCACCGCCACCAGGATTTGATAAGGGCCAAAATTATCCGCATATAGCCTTAAAAAGGTTAAACATGCCTACCCTGATTGATACAGTAAAACTGAGAAACATTAATGTTAAATATGCTGAATTTAACCCTGCAAGTAAAAAAATTGGATCGGTTGACTTTAAAGCGCTAACCGGAAACATTTTAAATGTAACCAATGATAGTTTACAACTGAGCAAAAAGAACCATGCCCTGGCAGATTTAAACACGCTTTTAATGGGTACCGGAAAGCTGAATGTAAAAATCGATTTCAATCTTACCGATAACAATGGTGCATTTACCTACAGTGGGAATCTGGGGAAATTTGATCTAAAAAACTTAAACCCACTATCTAAAGCCCTGGGCTTAATAGAGATTGAAAGTGGCGAAGTGCAGCATATCGATTTCAGTGCAAACGGAAACTTAAGATCTGCATCGGGCAAGCTGAATATGTTGTACACAAGCCTGAAAATAAAGCTCTTAACAGACAATATTGATGGAGAGGGGACCAAGAAAAAAGGGTTTTTGTCTTTTTTGGCCAATACCATATTAGTTAAAGATGAAAACCCGCAAAAAGGCGAAGCGCCAAGAACAGCAAGCATGACTAATACCAGGATTAATTCGGCCTCCTTTTTTAACCTGATGTGGAAAACCGTTTTTATGGGCATAAAGGATATTGTAGGCCTTGGCGTGGTACCTGAAAAGAATCCGGTAAAACAGCAAAAAGTAATTGCAAAAAAAATAAGGGAACAAAAACGGGCAGACAGAAAAGCTGCACGAAAAGCCCGGAGAGAAAAAAACTGA
- the miaB gene encoding tRNA (N6-isopentenyl adenosine(37)-C2)-methylthiotransferase MiaB, whose amino-acid sequence MIDLQVQDKTHDEARQGEALILDTPVKADARKLYIESYGCAMNFADSEIVASILSETGFETTGDYHQADVIFINTCSIRENAETRVRNRLSQFGVEKRRNPKLIVGVLGCMAERLKSKFLEEERLVDVVVGPDAYRDLPNLIEQVESGHKAVNVLLSREETYADISPVRLNSNGITAFISITRGCNNMCSFCVVPFTRGRERSRDAHSIIEEAKGLFEAGYREVTLLGQNVDSYTWTSEDGTETVNFAQLLEQTALVSPDLRVRFSTSHPKDITDEVLHTIAKYDNICNYIHLPVQSGNTRILELMNRTYTREWYINRIDAIRNIIPGCAISTDIIAGFCTETEEEHQETLSMMDYVQYDFAYNFTYSERPGTLAARKLEDDIPEEVKKRRLAEILAKQQAHSLMRLQEWVGKTVRVLIEGTSKKSDLDYCGRGDSGAMAIFPAIEGVKPGQYANVFIEKCTSATLIGKIV is encoded by the coding sequence ATGATTGATTTACAAGTACAGGATAAAACGCACGATGAGGCTAGGCAAGGTGAAGCTTTAATTTTAGATACACCAGTTAAAGCCGATGCCCGTAAATTATATATCGAAAGTTACGGTTGTGCAATGAATTTTGCTGATAGTGAAATTGTTGCCTCTATTTTATCGGAAACTGGATTTGAAACCACAGGTGATTATCACCAGGCGGATGTAATCTTCATTAATACCTGCTCTATCCGCGAAAACGCAGAAACCAGGGTTAGAAACCGATTATCGCAGTTCGGTGTCGAAAAACGCCGTAACCCGAAATTAATTGTTGGGGTTTTGGGCTGCATGGCAGAGCGGTTAAAATCTAAATTTTTAGAAGAAGAACGTTTGGTTGATGTTGTGGTGGGGCCCGATGCCTACCGCGATCTGCCTAACTTAATTGAGCAGGTAGAAAGCGGACATAAAGCAGTTAATGTTTTATTGTCCCGCGAGGAAACTTATGCTGATATCAGTCCCGTTCGGTTAAACAGCAACGGAATAACTGCTTTTATTTCCATTACCCGTGGTTGTAATAACATGTGTTCTTTCTGTGTTGTTCCATTTACCCGCGGCCGTGAGCGAAGCCGCGATGCACATTCTATTATAGAAGAAGCGAAAGGCTTATTTGAGGCTGGTTACCGCGAGGTTACGCTTTTAGGCCAAAACGTAGATTCGTACACCTGGACGTCGGAAGATGGAACAGAAACGGTTAACTTTGCACAGCTTTTGGAGCAAACGGCATTGGTTAGTCCAGATTTAAGGGTACGTTTTTCTACTTCGCATCCAAAAGATATTACCGACGAGGTTTTACATACCATTGCCAAATACGATAACATCTGTAACTATATCCACCTGCCAGTTCAATCAGGTAATACCCGCATATTGGAGTTAATGAACAGGACTTATACCCGCGAATGGTATATCAATCGTATTGATGCCATCCGTAACATTATTCCTGGCTGTGCAATTTCTACCGATATTATTGCCGGTTTCTGTACGGAAACAGAAGAAGAGCACCAAGAAACCCTGAGCATGATGGATTATGTGCAGTATGATTTTGCTTATAACTTTACTTACTCTGAACGACCTGGAACTTTAGCTGCCCGTAAATTGGAAGATGATATTCCTGAAGAAGTGAAAAAACGCCGTTTGGCTGAGATTTTGGCTAAACAACAGGCACATTCGTTAATGCGTTTGCAAGAATGGGTGGGTAAAACCGTTCGGGTTTTGATTGAAGGTACTTCAAAAAAATCTGATCTGGATTATTGCGGAAGAGGAGATAGCGGAGCGATGGCCATTTTTCCGGCTATTGAAGGAGTTAAACCTGGTCAGTATGCAAATGTATTTATCGAGAAATGTACATCGGCTACGTTAATTGGGAAAATAGTTTAA